A genomic region of Sarcophilus harrisii chromosome 6, mSarHar1.11, whole genome shotgun sequence contains the following coding sequences:
- the LOC105750928 gene encoding olfactory receptor 10Q1-like → MTVRQRHGWATFIQHTSGSHERLNPPGGEMSSLHLNQSGPTEFVFRVLTTSPKIQILLFCFFLLLYIMILCGNSAIIGVVCAYSSLHTPMYFFLSNLSSLEICYTSTTVPLMLSNIFGTQKPISLAGCGAQMLFFLTFGGADCFLLAVIAYDRYVAICHPLHYTLIMTQQLCIQMVVGSLGLAICLTLPLTALVCSVPFCGHRLEINHFLCDAPPVLRLACEDTHIHQAILYVVGIFVLVIPFLLICISYFFIAITILRIRSAEGRRRAFSTCSSHLTVVLLQYGCCSLVYLRPRSSTSEDEDRQFALVYTFVIPLLNPLIYTLRNKDVKEALRKSVSRKATSETL, encoded by the exons atgACCGTTCGTCAACGGCACGGCTGGGCCACTTTTATTCAGCACACCAGCGGATCCCATGAGAGACTGAATCCACCAGGAG GTGAGATGTCTTCTCTCCATCTTAACCAGTCTGGCCCCACTGAATTTGTGTTCCGAGTATTAACCACTTCCCCCAAGATCCAAAtcctccttttttgtttctttcttcttctctacaTAATGATCCTCTGTGGTAATAGTGCCATTATTGGGGTTGTGTGTGCCTACAGCTCCCTCCACACCCCCATGTACTTCTTCCTGTCTAATCTATCTTCCCTTGAAATCTGTTACACTTCTACTACTGTACCCTTGATGCTCTCCAACATCTTTGGAACTCAGAAGCCCATCTCATTGGCCGGCTGTGGGGCTCAGATGTTGTTTTTCCTCACCTTCGGTGGCGCTGATTGTTTCCTACTGGCTGTCATAGCATATGACCGTTATGTGGCCATTTGCCATCCCTTGCACTATACCCTCATCATGACCCAGCAGCTGTGTATCCAGATGGTGGTAGGCTCCTTGGGCCTAGCTATTTGCCTTACACTACCACTCACTGCACTGGTTTGCTCTGTTCCCTTCTGTGGGCATCGTCTAGAGATCAATCATTTCCTTTGTGATGCCCCACCTGTTCTAAGACTAGCCTGTGAGGATACCCATATACATCAGGCTATCCTATATGTGGTGGGTATCTTTGTGTTAGTTATTCCCTTCCTACTTATTTGCATCTCCTATTTTTTCATTGCTATCACTATCTTGCGGATTCGCTCAGCAGAGGGGCGCCGGAGGGCCTTCTCTACCTGTTCCTCCCATCTCACTGTAGTCCTGCTGCAATATGGCTGTTGTAGCCTGGTCTACTTACGTCCCAGATCTAGCACATCAGAGGACGAGGACCGGCAGTTTGCCTTGGTTTATACCTTTGTCATACCTCTGCTTAATCCCCTCATTTATACCCTACGAAACAAAGATGTCAAAGAAGCTCTGAGAAAATCTGTGAGTCGCAAAGCAACTTCTGAAACTCTGTGA